A genomic region of Antennarius striatus isolate MH-2024 chromosome 16, ASM4005453v1, whole genome shotgun sequence contains the following coding sequences:
- the LOC137609228 gene encoding dynein axonemal assembly factor 5-like isoform X2: MAAGDEHAASEVLSGLARHLNCLNEDNKSTRKRALEAIKTATIDQGLSSGVLQELLSALLKPLLKCLSDPMERCRETALTTLTEFIRCVPRPEESLPYLMPCLVRRLGTKEISEPAEELRLSAVEMLALTLEVCGRHLAPYLDEMMIILQKTIVDPFPDVRRESCRFTVALAKCLPEHFHMQAECLVKPLMQTITHNRSRVRVSVIEATGAVVQHGSGKELDAVLCPLTQKLFDDSPQVRKAVTAVAGDWLLHLRDRYSYFPKLIPLLLSSLSDESPEISLLAASLWKQVGAQWEKENEENIKDKMDFPLTPPPFYPPGVERPGLGCRELVVRNLCMLVPAITNDMSDWLLPTKVKSCQLLRVLLLHSEDHSTYQLQPILAVLYRACADTDRDVVSNCLAAAKLLGTFVPPDVFLKLLLDHVKSPYSPSQPWTPLMVLAAVLGGCPRTLLQPHLEEIANTLAEPEVCQEYQQVVYLGQLFACVEALLRQCESDCCSVSLQLLQVLVAVQSLSTEPDVSQKALEGVQLLCQVQGLASEMELYRRHMGQLLGWLSASVNAWTSYSPQRLQLHIIVTQSGPVIGEFVSQLMPLLHCCLQPDRDPEMRMSIFSLLAKLLLDASNTLDSQGHFRQESGKFLCDTLLPNLVWQAGRVAAAVRTSALSCLLALLHGGAITPAEVMGLEERLLPLLLSSLGEDSRMSKLFACRSLFTVLKLTGSGLRPEALNKIYPELLKRMDDSSEEVRSAALQAIGMWFSSLTDEYNPDICAPHLKLLFQQLLLHLDDPESSMQDRVLVLKKGRSVHPTLLQSEVEAARNKHRTTGYCDQLLQLLSSPPTTAPEELPE, translated from the exons ATGGCAGCTGGAGACGAACACGCAGCTTCTGAAGTGTTAAGCGGACTCGCTCGTCATTTAAACTGTCTGAACGAAGACAACAAGTCAACAAGGAAGAGAGCTCTGGAGGCGATCAAGACGGCGACCATAGATCAAGGACTGTCCAGCGGCGTCCTGCAGGAGCTTCTCTCCGCGCTCCTTAAACCTTTGCTCAAATGTCTGTCAGACCCAATGGAGAGATGCAGAGAAACGGCGCTGACGACATTAACAGAGTTTATTCGCTGTGTGCCCAGACCGGAGGAGTCCCTGCCTTACCTGATGCCCTGTCTGGTTCGGAGGCTCGGGACTAAGGAGATCTCGGAGCCGGCTGAGGAGCTGCGTCTCTCGGCTGTGGAAATGTTGGCGCTGACGCTGGAAGTGTGTGGCAGACATTTAGCGCCGTATCTGGACGAAATGATGATCATATTACAAAAAACCATCGTCGACCCATTCCCGGATGTCAGACGAGAAAGCTGCAGATTCACTGTAGCTTTAGCAAAGTGTTTACCAG agcacTTTCACATGCAGGCTGAGTGTCTGGTCAAGCCTCTCATGCAGACGATCACTCACAATCGCTCCAGAGTACGAGTGTCCGTCATCGAAGCCACCGGGGCGGTCGTTCAGCATGGCTCAGGGAAAGAGTTGGATGCTGTTCTCTGTCCACTGACACAGAAACTGTTTGATGACTCACCACAG gtgAGGAAAGCTGTGACTGCTGTTGCTGGTGATTGGCTACTTCACTTGAGAGACAGATATTCTTATTTCCCCAAGCTCATCCCGCTCCTGCTAAGCAGTCTCAGTGATGAGAGCCCGGAAATCAG CCTTCTTGCAGCCAGTTTATGGAAGCAGGTTGGTGCCCAGTGGGAGAAGGAGAATGAGGAAAACATAAAGGACAAGATGGATTTTCCCCTCACCCCACCACCCTTCTACCCACCTGGAG TGGAGCGTCCAGGGCTGGGCTGCCGAGAACTTGTGGTGAGAAATCTGTGCATGTTGGTGCCGGCCATCACCAACGACATGTCCGACTGGCTGCTGCCCACCAAGGTGAAGTCCTGCCAGCTGCTCCGtgtgctgctgcttcacagTGAGGACCACAGCACCTACCAACTGCAGCCCATCTTGGCTGTGCTTTACCGGGCCTGCGCTGACACAGACAGGGATGTGGTCAGCAAT TGCCTGGCGGCTGCTAAACTTCTGGGCACCTTTGTCCCTCCTGATGTCTTCCTCAAGCTGCTCCTGGACCACGTGAAGAGCCCCTACTCTCCCTCTCAGCCATGGACCCCTCTCATGGTGCTGGCTGCCGTGCTTGGGGGCTGCCCCAGAACCCTCCTTCAACCCCATCTCGAAGAGATTGCAAACACACTGGCCGAGCCTGAAGTCTGTCAAGAATATCAACAG GTCGTGTACTTGGGGCAGTTGTTTGCCTGCGTGGAGGCGCTGCTGCGTCAGTGCGAGTCGGACTGCTGCTCCGTCagtctgcagctgctgcaggtgcTGGTCGCCGTTCAGAGCCTTTCCACCGAGCCCGACGTCAGCCAGAAG GCCTTGGAAGGTGTCCAGCTCCTATGTCAGGTGCAAGGTCTGGCCTCGGAGATGGAGCTCTATAGGCGACATATGGGCCAGCTGCTGGGCTGGCTGTCGGCCTCTGTCAACGCCTGGACCAGCTACTCCCCACAGAGACTCCAGCTGCATATCATAGTCACACAATCTG GTCCAGTGATCGGGGAGTTTGTCAGCCAGCTGATGCCTCTGCTCCACTGCTGCCTCCAACCGGACAGAGACCCAGAAATGAGGATGAGCATTTTCTCATTGTTGGCCAAATTGCTATTGGATGCGTCAAACACACTGGATTCTCAGGG ACACTTCCGCCAAGAGTCAGGGAAGTTCCTGTGTGACACTTTGCTTCCTAACCTGGTTTGGCAGGCGGGGCGTGTCGCCGCTGCCGTCCGTACCTCGGCCCTCAGCTGTCTGCTGGCCCTGCTGCATGGGGGGGCCATCACACCTGCAGAG GTGATGGGTCTGGAAGAGCGGCTGCTCCCCCTGCTCCTGTCGTCCCTGGGGGAGGACTCTCGGATGTCCAAGCTGTTCGCTTGTCGCTCTCTGTTCACCGTTCTGAAACTCACAGGAAGCGGGTTACGTCCTGAGGCCCTCAACAAGATCTACCCCG AGCTACTGAAGCGGATGGACGACAGCAGCGAAGAGGTGCGCAGCGCCGCCCTTCAGGCCATCGGGATGTGGTTCTCCAGCCTGACCGACGAGTACAACCCTGACATCTGTGCTCCTCATCTGAAGCTCCTCTTCCAGCAGCTTCTGCTGCACCTGGACGACCCCGAAAGCTCGATGCAGGACAGAGTTCTCG tCCTGAAGAAAGGCCGCTCGGTCCACCCGACTCTGCTGCAGAGCGAGGTGGAGGCAGCCAGAAACAAGCATCGGACAACCGGGTACTGCgaccagctgctgcagctcctcagcTCACCCCCAACCACAGCTCCAGAAGAGCTTCCTGAGTGA
- the LOC137609228 gene encoding dynein axonemal assembly factor 5-like isoform X1, with the protein MAAGDEHAASEVLSGLARHLNCLNEDNKSTRKRALEAIKTATIDQGLSSGVLQELLSALLKPLLKCLSDPMERCRETALTTLTEFIRCVPRPEESLPYLMPCLVRRLGTKEISEPAEELRLSAVEMLALTLEVCGRHLAPYLDEMMIILQKTIVDPFPDVRRESCRFTVALAKCLPEHFHMQAECLVKPLMQTITHNRSRVRVSVIEATGAVVQHGSGKELDAVLCPLTQKLFDDSPQVRKAVTAVAGDWLLHLRDRYSYFPKLIPLLLSSLSDESPEISLLAASLWKQVGAQWEKENEENIKDKMDFPLTPPPFYPPGVERPGLGCRELVVRNLCMLVPAITNDMSDWLLPTKVKSCQLLRVLLLHSEDHSTYQLQPILAVLYRACADTDRDVVSNCLAAAKLLGTFVPPDVFLKLLLDHVKSPYSPSQPWTPLMVLAAVLGGCPRTLLQPHLEEIANTLAEPEVCQEYQQVVYLGQLFACVEALLRQCESDCCSVSLQLLQVLVAVQSLSTEPDVSQKALEGVQLLCQVQGLASEMELYRRHMGQLLGWLSASVNAWTSYSPQRLQLHIIVTQSGPVIGEFVSQLMPLLHCCLQPDRDPEMRMSIFSLLAKLLLDASNTLDSQGHFRQESGKFLCDTLLPNLVWQAGRVAAAVRTSALSCLLALLHGGAITPAEVMGLEERLLPLLLSSLGEDSRMSKLFACRSLFTVLKLTGSGLRPEALNKIYPELLKRMDDSSEEVRSAALQAIGMWFSSLTDEYNPDICAPHLKLLFQQLLLHLDDPESSMQDRVLEVLKKGRSVHPTLLQSEVEAARNKHRTTGYCDQLLQLLSSPPTTAPEELPE; encoded by the exons ATGGCAGCTGGAGACGAACACGCAGCTTCTGAAGTGTTAAGCGGACTCGCTCGTCATTTAAACTGTCTGAACGAAGACAACAAGTCAACAAGGAAGAGAGCTCTGGAGGCGATCAAGACGGCGACCATAGATCAAGGACTGTCCAGCGGCGTCCTGCAGGAGCTTCTCTCCGCGCTCCTTAAACCTTTGCTCAAATGTCTGTCAGACCCAATGGAGAGATGCAGAGAAACGGCGCTGACGACATTAACAGAGTTTATTCGCTGTGTGCCCAGACCGGAGGAGTCCCTGCCTTACCTGATGCCCTGTCTGGTTCGGAGGCTCGGGACTAAGGAGATCTCGGAGCCGGCTGAGGAGCTGCGTCTCTCGGCTGTGGAAATGTTGGCGCTGACGCTGGAAGTGTGTGGCAGACATTTAGCGCCGTATCTGGACGAAATGATGATCATATTACAAAAAACCATCGTCGACCCATTCCCGGATGTCAGACGAGAAAGCTGCAGATTCACTGTAGCTTTAGCAAAGTGTTTACCAG agcacTTTCACATGCAGGCTGAGTGTCTGGTCAAGCCTCTCATGCAGACGATCACTCACAATCGCTCCAGAGTACGAGTGTCCGTCATCGAAGCCACCGGGGCGGTCGTTCAGCATGGCTCAGGGAAAGAGTTGGATGCTGTTCTCTGTCCACTGACACAGAAACTGTTTGATGACTCACCACAG gtgAGGAAAGCTGTGACTGCTGTTGCTGGTGATTGGCTACTTCACTTGAGAGACAGATATTCTTATTTCCCCAAGCTCATCCCGCTCCTGCTAAGCAGTCTCAGTGATGAGAGCCCGGAAATCAG CCTTCTTGCAGCCAGTTTATGGAAGCAGGTTGGTGCCCAGTGGGAGAAGGAGAATGAGGAAAACATAAAGGACAAGATGGATTTTCCCCTCACCCCACCACCCTTCTACCCACCTGGAG TGGAGCGTCCAGGGCTGGGCTGCCGAGAACTTGTGGTGAGAAATCTGTGCATGTTGGTGCCGGCCATCACCAACGACATGTCCGACTGGCTGCTGCCCACCAAGGTGAAGTCCTGCCAGCTGCTCCGtgtgctgctgcttcacagTGAGGACCACAGCACCTACCAACTGCAGCCCATCTTGGCTGTGCTTTACCGGGCCTGCGCTGACACAGACAGGGATGTGGTCAGCAAT TGCCTGGCGGCTGCTAAACTTCTGGGCACCTTTGTCCCTCCTGATGTCTTCCTCAAGCTGCTCCTGGACCACGTGAAGAGCCCCTACTCTCCCTCTCAGCCATGGACCCCTCTCATGGTGCTGGCTGCCGTGCTTGGGGGCTGCCCCAGAACCCTCCTTCAACCCCATCTCGAAGAGATTGCAAACACACTGGCCGAGCCTGAAGTCTGTCAAGAATATCAACAG GTCGTGTACTTGGGGCAGTTGTTTGCCTGCGTGGAGGCGCTGCTGCGTCAGTGCGAGTCGGACTGCTGCTCCGTCagtctgcagctgctgcaggtgcTGGTCGCCGTTCAGAGCCTTTCCACCGAGCCCGACGTCAGCCAGAAG GCCTTGGAAGGTGTCCAGCTCCTATGTCAGGTGCAAGGTCTGGCCTCGGAGATGGAGCTCTATAGGCGACATATGGGCCAGCTGCTGGGCTGGCTGTCGGCCTCTGTCAACGCCTGGACCAGCTACTCCCCACAGAGACTCCAGCTGCATATCATAGTCACACAATCTG GTCCAGTGATCGGGGAGTTTGTCAGCCAGCTGATGCCTCTGCTCCACTGCTGCCTCCAACCGGACAGAGACCCAGAAATGAGGATGAGCATTTTCTCATTGTTGGCCAAATTGCTATTGGATGCGTCAAACACACTGGATTCTCAGGG ACACTTCCGCCAAGAGTCAGGGAAGTTCCTGTGTGACACTTTGCTTCCTAACCTGGTTTGGCAGGCGGGGCGTGTCGCCGCTGCCGTCCGTACCTCGGCCCTCAGCTGTCTGCTGGCCCTGCTGCATGGGGGGGCCATCACACCTGCAGAG GTGATGGGTCTGGAAGAGCGGCTGCTCCCCCTGCTCCTGTCGTCCCTGGGGGAGGACTCTCGGATGTCCAAGCTGTTCGCTTGTCGCTCTCTGTTCACCGTTCTGAAACTCACAGGAAGCGGGTTACGTCCTGAGGCCCTCAACAAGATCTACCCCG AGCTACTGAAGCGGATGGACGACAGCAGCGAAGAGGTGCGCAGCGCCGCCCTTCAGGCCATCGGGATGTGGTTCTCCAGCCTGACCGACGAGTACAACCCTGACATCTGTGCTCCTCATCTGAAGCTCCTCTTCCAGCAGCTTCTGCTGCACCTGGACGACCCCGAAAGCTCGATGCAGGACAGAGTTCTCG aagtCCTGAAGAAAGGCCGCTCGGTCCACCCGACTCTGCTGCAGAGCGAGGTGGAGGCAGCCAGAAACAAGCATCGGACAACCGGGTACTGCgaccagctgctgcagctcctcagcTCACCCCCAACCACAGCTCCAGAAGAGCTTCCTGAGTGA
- the LOC137609228 gene encoding dynein axonemal assembly factor 5-like isoform X3 translates to MRSEANPASLANLSMTTTQQRRGVAAAVTGLFYRCSPLNSAPSVLWSGSLPFVEDVQWESTSPADGDRPEESLPYLMPCLVRRLGTKEISEPAEELRLSAVEMLALTLEVCGRHLAPYLDEMMIILQKTIVDPFPDVRRESCRFTVALAKCLPEHFHMQAECLVKPLMQTITHNRSRVRVSVIEATGAVVQHGSGKELDAVLCPLTQKLFDDSPQVRKAVTAVAGDWLLHLRDRYSYFPKLIPLLLSSLSDESPEISLLAASLWKQVGAQWEKENEENIKDKMDFPLTPPPFYPPGVERPGLGCRELVVRNLCMLVPAITNDMSDWLLPTKVKSCQLLRVLLLHSEDHSTYQLQPILAVLYRACADTDRDVVSNCLAAAKLLGTFVPPDVFLKLLLDHVKSPYSPSQPWTPLMVLAAVLGGCPRTLLQPHLEEIANTLAEPEVCQEYQQVVYLGQLFACVEALLRQCESDCCSVSLQLLQVLVAVQSLSTEPDVSQKALEGVQLLCQVQGLASEMELYRRHMGQLLGWLSASVNAWTSYSPQRLQLHIIVTQSGPVIGEFVSQLMPLLHCCLQPDRDPEMRMSIFSLLAKLLLDASNTLDSQGHFRQESGKFLCDTLLPNLVWQAGRVAAAVRTSALSCLLALLHGGAITPAEVMGLEERLLPLLLSSLGEDSRMSKLFACRSLFTVLKLTGSGLRPEALNKIYPELLKRMDDSSEEVRSAALQAIGMWFSSLTDEYNPDICAPHLKLLFQQLLLHLDDPESSMQDRVLEVLKKGRSVHPTLLQSEVEAARNKHRTTGYCDQLLQLLSSPPTTAPEELPE, encoded by the exons ACCGGAGGAGTCCCTGCCTTACCTGATGCCCTGTCTGGTTCGGAGGCTCGGGACTAAGGAGATCTCGGAGCCGGCTGAGGAGCTGCGTCTCTCGGCTGTGGAAATGTTGGCGCTGACGCTGGAAGTGTGTGGCAGACATTTAGCGCCGTATCTGGACGAAATGATGATCATATTACAAAAAACCATCGTCGACCCATTCCCGGATGTCAGACGAGAAAGCTGCAGATTCACTGTAGCTTTAGCAAAGTGTTTACCAG agcacTTTCACATGCAGGCTGAGTGTCTGGTCAAGCCTCTCATGCAGACGATCACTCACAATCGCTCCAGAGTACGAGTGTCCGTCATCGAAGCCACCGGGGCGGTCGTTCAGCATGGCTCAGGGAAAGAGTTGGATGCTGTTCTCTGTCCACTGACACAGAAACTGTTTGATGACTCACCACAG gtgAGGAAAGCTGTGACTGCTGTTGCTGGTGATTGGCTACTTCACTTGAGAGACAGATATTCTTATTTCCCCAAGCTCATCCCGCTCCTGCTAAGCAGTCTCAGTGATGAGAGCCCGGAAATCAG CCTTCTTGCAGCCAGTTTATGGAAGCAGGTTGGTGCCCAGTGGGAGAAGGAGAATGAGGAAAACATAAAGGACAAGATGGATTTTCCCCTCACCCCACCACCCTTCTACCCACCTGGAG TGGAGCGTCCAGGGCTGGGCTGCCGAGAACTTGTGGTGAGAAATCTGTGCATGTTGGTGCCGGCCATCACCAACGACATGTCCGACTGGCTGCTGCCCACCAAGGTGAAGTCCTGCCAGCTGCTCCGtgtgctgctgcttcacagTGAGGACCACAGCACCTACCAACTGCAGCCCATCTTGGCTGTGCTTTACCGGGCCTGCGCTGACACAGACAGGGATGTGGTCAGCAAT TGCCTGGCGGCTGCTAAACTTCTGGGCACCTTTGTCCCTCCTGATGTCTTCCTCAAGCTGCTCCTGGACCACGTGAAGAGCCCCTACTCTCCCTCTCAGCCATGGACCCCTCTCATGGTGCTGGCTGCCGTGCTTGGGGGCTGCCCCAGAACCCTCCTTCAACCCCATCTCGAAGAGATTGCAAACACACTGGCCGAGCCTGAAGTCTGTCAAGAATATCAACAG GTCGTGTACTTGGGGCAGTTGTTTGCCTGCGTGGAGGCGCTGCTGCGTCAGTGCGAGTCGGACTGCTGCTCCGTCagtctgcagctgctgcaggtgcTGGTCGCCGTTCAGAGCCTTTCCACCGAGCCCGACGTCAGCCAGAAG GCCTTGGAAGGTGTCCAGCTCCTATGTCAGGTGCAAGGTCTGGCCTCGGAGATGGAGCTCTATAGGCGACATATGGGCCAGCTGCTGGGCTGGCTGTCGGCCTCTGTCAACGCCTGGACCAGCTACTCCCCACAGAGACTCCAGCTGCATATCATAGTCACACAATCTG GTCCAGTGATCGGGGAGTTTGTCAGCCAGCTGATGCCTCTGCTCCACTGCTGCCTCCAACCGGACAGAGACCCAGAAATGAGGATGAGCATTTTCTCATTGTTGGCCAAATTGCTATTGGATGCGTCAAACACACTGGATTCTCAGGG ACACTTCCGCCAAGAGTCAGGGAAGTTCCTGTGTGACACTTTGCTTCCTAACCTGGTTTGGCAGGCGGGGCGTGTCGCCGCTGCCGTCCGTACCTCGGCCCTCAGCTGTCTGCTGGCCCTGCTGCATGGGGGGGCCATCACACCTGCAGAG GTGATGGGTCTGGAAGAGCGGCTGCTCCCCCTGCTCCTGTCGTCCCTGGGGGAGGACTCTCGGATGTCCAAGCTGTTCGCTTGTCGCTCTCTGTTCACCGTTCTGAAACTCACAGGAAGCGGGTTACGTCCTGAGGCCCTCAACAAGATCTACCCCG AGCTACTGAAGCGGATGGACGACAGCAGCGAAGAGGTGCGCAGCGCCGCCCTTCAGGCCATCGGGATGTGGTTCTCCAGCCTGACCGACGAGTACAACCCTGACATCTGTGCTCCTCATCTGAAGCTCCTCTTCCAGCAGCTTCTGCTGCACCTGGACGACCCCGAAAGCTCGATGCAGGACAGAGTTCTCG aagtCCTGAAGAAAGGCCGCTCGGTCCACCCGACTCTGCTGCAGAGCGAGGTGGAGGCAGCCAGAAACAAGCATCGGACAACCGGGTACTGCgaccagctgctgcagctcctcagcTCACCCCCAACCACAGCTCCAGAAGAGCTTCCTGAGTGA
- the LOC137609228 gene encoding dynein axonemal assembly factor 5-like isoform X4 encodes MFSGKAPRRRTEIEHFHMQAECLVKPLMQTITHNRSRVRVSVIEATGAVVQHGSGKELDAVLCPLTQKLFDDSPQVRKAVTAVAGDWLLHLRDRYSYFPKLIPLLLSSLSDESPEISLLAASLWKQVGAQWEKENEENIKDKMDFPLTPPPFYPPGVERPGLGCRELVVRNLCMLVPAITNDMSDWLLPTKVKSCQLLRVLLLHSEDHSTYQLQPILAVLYRACADTDRDVVSNCLAAAKLLGTFVPPDVFLKLLLDHVKSPYSPSQPWTPLMVLAAVLGGCPRTLLQPHLEEIANTLAEPEVCQEYQQVVYLGQLFACVEALLRQCESDCCSVSLQLLQVLVAVQSLSTEPDVSQKALEGVQLLCQVQGLASEMELYRRHMGQLLGWLSASVNAWTSYSPQRLQLHIIVTQSGPVIGEFVSQLMPLLHCCLQPDRDPEMRMSIFSLLAKLLLDASNTLDSQGHFRQESGKFLCDTLLPNLVWQAGRVAAAVRTSALSCLLALLHGGAITPAEVMGLEERLLPLLLSSLGEDSRMSKLFACRSLFTVLKLTGSGLRPEALNKIYPELLKRMDDSSEEVRSAALQAIGMWFSSLTDEYNPDICAPHLKLLFQQLLLHLDDPESSMQDRVLEVLKKGRSVHPTLLQSEVEAARNKHRTTGYCDQLLQLLSSPPTTAPEELPE; translated from the exons agcacTTTCACATGCAGGCTGAGTGTCTGGTCAAGCCTCTCATGCAGACGATCACTCACAATCGCTCCAGAGTACGAGTGTCCGTCATCGAAGCCACCGGGGCGGTCGTTCAGCATGGCTCAGGGAAAGAGTTGGATGCTGTTCTCTGTCCACTGACACAGAAACTGTTTGATGACTCACCACAG gtgAGGAAAGCTGTGACTGCTGTTGCTGGTGATTGGCTACTTCACTTGAGAGACAGATATTCTTATTTCCCCAAGCTCATCCCGCTCCTGCTAAGCAGTCTCAGTGATGAGAGCCCGGAAATCAG CCTTCTTGCAGCCAGTTTATGGAAGCAGGTTGGTGCCCAGTGGGAGAAGGAGAATGAGGAAAACATAAAGGACAAGATGGATTTTCCCCTCACCCCACCACCCTTCTACCCACCTGGAG TGGAGCGTCCAGGGCTGGGCTGCCGAGAACTTGTGGTGAGAAATCTGTGCATGTTGGTGCCGGCCATCACCAACGACATGTCCGACTGGCTGCTGCCCACCAAGGTGAAGTCCTGCCAGCTGCTCCGtgtgctgctgcttcacagTGAGGACCACAGCACCTACCAACTGCAGCCCATCTTGGCTGTGCTTTACCGGGCCTGCGCTGACACAGACAGGGATGTGGTCAGCAAT TGCCTGGCGGCTGCTAAACTTCTGGGCACCTTTGTCCCTCCTGATGTCTTCCTCAAGCTGCTCCTGGACCACGTGAAGAGCCCCTACTCTCCCTCTCAGCCATGGACCCCTCTCATGGTGCTGGCTGCCGTGCTTGGGGGCTGCCCCAGAACCCTCCTTCAACCCCATCTCGAAGAGATTGCAAACACACTGGCCGAGCCTGAAGTCTGTCAAGAATATCAACAG GTCGTGTACTTGGGGCAGTTGTTTGCCTGCGTGGAGGCGCTGCTGCGTCAGTGCGAGTCGGACTGCTGCTCCGTCagtctgcagctgctgcaggtgcTGGTCGCCGTTCAGAGCCTTTCCACCGAGCCCGACGTCAGCCAGAAG GCCTTGGAAGGTGTCCAGCTCCTATGTCAGGTGCAAGGTCTGGCCTCGGAGATGGAGCTCTATAGGCGACATATGGGCCAGCTGCTGGGCTGGCTGTCGGCCTCTGTCAACGCCTGGACCAGCTACTCCCCACAGAGACTCCAGCTGCATATCATAGTCACACAATCTG GTCCAGTGATCGGGGAGTTTGTCAGCCAGCTGATGCCTCTGCTCCACTGCTGCCTCCAACCGGACAGAGACCCAGAAATGAGGATGAGCATTTTCTCATTGTTGGCCAAATTGCTATTGGATGCGTCAAACACACTGGATTCTCAGGG ACACTTCCGCCAAGAGTCAGGGAAGTTCCTGTGTGACACTTTGCTTCCTAACCTGGTTTGGCAGGCGGGGCGTGTCGCCGCTGCCGTCCGTACCTCGGCCCTCAGCTGTCTGCTGGCCCTGCTGCATGGGGGGGCCATCACACCTGCAGAG GTGATGGGTCTGGAAGAGCGGCTGCTCCCCCTGCTCCTGTCGTCCCTGGGGGAGGACTCTCGGATGTCCAAGCTGTTCGCTTGTCGCTCTCTGTTCACCGTTCTGAAACTCACAGGAAGCGGGTTACGTCCTGAGGCCCTCAACAAGATCTACCCCG AGCTACTGAAGCGGATGGACGACAGCAGCGAAGAGGTGCGCAGCGCCGCCCTTCAGGCCATCGGGATGTGGTTCTCCAGCCTGACCGACGAGTACAACCCTGACATCTGTGCTCCTCATCTGAAGCTCCTCTTCCAGCAGCTTCTGCTGCACCTGGACGACCCCGAAAGCTCGATGCAGGACAGAGTTCTCG aagtCCTGAAGAAAGGCCGCTCGGTCCACCCGACTCTGCTGCAGAGCGAGGTGGAGGCAGCCAGAAACAAGCATCGGACAACCGGGTACTGCgaccagctgctgcagctcctcagcTCACCCCCAACCACAGCTCCAGAAGAGCTTCCTGAGTGA